One window from the genome of Aestuariirhabdus haliotis encodes:
- a CDS encoding DMT family transporter, giving the protein MPLSRSTVALTALAMIAFAGNSLLCRMALEHTGIDAASFTSIRLLSGAIALLLLVVWRRQPLLAVTQGNWLSAMALFAYAAGFSFAYLSLSTATGALLLFGAVQITMIGVGLMRGERLASTQWLGLIMAISGLIGLLLPGLEAPSLTAALLMLGSGIAWGIYSLQGQGLGDPTQTSCGNFIRSLPIALGLSLLTLSHAQLDLAGVGYAIASGALASGVGYAIWYRVLPALQATQAATVQLSVPVIAAIGGALLLDETISLRLVLASTIILGGIALVILSKGNSQN; this is encoded by the coding sequence GTGCCTCTATCCCGCTCTACGGTCGCCCTTACGGCTCTCGCTATGATCGCTTTTGCCGGTAATTCATTGCTGTGCCGAATGGCGCTGGAGCACACCGGGATCGACGCTGCCAGCTTTACCAGTATTCGCCTGCTGTCCGGCGCAATCGCTTTATTACTGCTGGTCGTATGGCGTCGACAACCGCTCCTTGCGGTCACCCAGGGCAATTGGCTATCGGCAATGGCTCTGTTTGCCTACGCCGCCGGTTTTTCCTTTGCTTACCTCAGCCTGTCAACTGCGACCGGCGCCCTGCTGCTGTTTGGTGCCGTGCAGATCACCATGATCGGTGTTGGTCTGATGCGAGGTGAGCGCCTTGCCTCGACGCAGTGGCTTGGTCTGATCATGGCCATCTCAGGGCTGATTGGATTGCTACTGCCCGGTCTGGAAGCCCCCTCTTTGACGGCCGCACTCTTAATGCTGGGATCCGGTATTGCCTGGGGGATCTATTCATTGCAGGGCCAGGGTCTGGGTGATCCGACTCAAACAAGTTGCGGTAACTTTATTCGCAGCCTGCCCATCGCGCTGGGTCTGAGCCTGCTGACCCTGAGCCATGCACAGCTCGATCTGGCCGGTGTTGGCTATGCCATCGCCTCTGGCGCACTGGCCTCTGGCGTCGGCTATGCCATCTGGTATCGTGTATTACCGGCGCTCCAGGCAACTCAGGCGGCTACCGTCCAACTAAGCGTGCCGGTTATCGCCGCCATCGGCGGTGCGCTGTTGCTGGATGAAACGATCAGCCTGCGGCTGGTTCTGGCATCGACCATTATTCTTGGCGGTATTGCTCTGGTGATCCTGAGTAAGGGTAACTCACAGAACTAG
- a CDS encoding uracil-DNA glycosylase, producing MNSKLIDGFIAQLQARPHSDRVFNPYRDPLLANNLRTYLHAMTAVMGPKPALLVGEALGYKGGRLTGIPFSSGELLLTGRHRFLRQLAPKLTIVERDAEVSASLVWQTLERRRHLPLFWNAFPFHPHRSNLPGSNRAPSADEVKEGGEYLQALMAIYRPCRVAAIGRAAERALVALQSEGQEGDQERRVRYIRHPSYGGKADFVAGMARFLKT from the coding sequence GTGAACAGCAAATTGATAGATGGTTTTATTGCACAATTACAGGCTCGGCCCCATAGCGACAGGGTCTTTAATCCTTACCGGGATCCTTTGCTGGCGAATAATTTACGAACTTACCTGCACGCGATGACGGCGGTCATGGGGCCAAAACCAGCCTTGCTGGTCGGTGAAGCGCTGGGCTATAAAGGTGGACGGCTGACCGGAATTCCCTTCAGCAGTGGTGAATTGCTGTTGACCGGCCGTCATCGCTTTCTTCGCCAGCTGGCACCCAAACTGACCATTGTGGAACGGGACGCTGAGGTCAGCGCGAGTCTGGTCTGGCAAACCCTGGAGCGGCGCCGGCACTTGCCCTTGTTCTGGAATGCCTTTCCTTTTCATCCCCACCGTAGCAATCTGCCCGGCAGCAATCGCGCACCCAGTGCCGATGAGGTAAAAGAGGGCGGTGAGTATCTACAGGCGCTGATGGCCATTTATCGCCCCTGTCGGGTAGCTGCAATTGGTCGTGCTGCCGAACGTGCCCTGGTGGCCCTTCAGTCAGAAGGCCAAGAAGGAGATCAAGAACGAAGAGTGCGTTATATTCGCCACCCATCGTACGGCGGCAAGGCAGACTTTGTGGCCGGTATGGCGCGCTTTCTTAAAACCTGA
- a CDS encoding DUF1287 domain-containing protein — protein sequence MSGRPPTGALRNLQALAILHNNPGINIIIQSMHRFIVTTAFLIANNCLGSTFEQDLVAAAIDRTKHTITYDGSYLSIPYPGGDVPNNIGVCTDVIIRSYRSLGTDLQVLVHEDMAKEFEAYPSKRIWGLSKPDKNIDHRRVPNLQAFLTRHGSVLPVTNQARDYAPGNIVTWLLPGNLPHIGIVTNNVSETTGNPLIVHNIGAGPSLDDMLFSYKITGHYRYVPNKYND from the coding sequence TTGTCGGGACGCCCCCCGACAGGTGCCTTAAGAAACCTCCAAGCACTGGCAATATTGCACAACAATCCGGGGATCAATATCATCATACAGTCTATGCATAGATTCATTGTCACTACAGCCTTCCTTATCGCTAACAACTGCTTGGGCAGCACTTTTGAGCAAGATCTTGTTGCGGCAGCGATTGACCGAACCAAACATACGATAACCTATGACGGATCCTATTTATCCATCCCATACCCTGGTGGAGATGTCCCCAATAATATCGGTGTATGTACCGATGTAATTATTCGCAGTTATCGATCGCTGGGAACCGATTTACAGGTCTTAGTCCATGAAGATATGGCCAAGGAGTTTGAGGCCTATCCTTCGAAGCGGATTTGGGGTCTAAGCAAGCCAGACAAGAACATCGATCATCGTCGCGTTCCAAATTTGCAGGCATTCTTGACTCGCCACGGCTCTGTGCTTCCTGTAACGAACCAAGCCAGAGATTATGCACCTGGAAATATCGTCACCTGGCTATTGCCTGGAAACCTTCCGCATATCGGCATTGTTACCAATAATGTTTCTGAAACAACCGGAAATCCGCTTATCGTTCACAATATTGGGGCAGGACCCAGCCTTGACGATATGTTGTTTTCTTACAAAATAACCGGGCATTATCGATACGTGCCAAACAAGTATAACGATTGA
- a CDS encoding DUF2164 domain-containing protein → MSDIKFTQEETDRIVAKVKSYFSEELEQEIGGFEAEFLIDFFAKEIGPFFYNRGLLDAHTLFIQKSEELGYQIEELEQPTR, encoded by the coding sequence ATGAGTGATATCAAGTTCACCCAAGAGGAAACAGACCGGATAGTTGCCAAGGTAAAATCCTATTTTTCTGAAGAGCTGGAGCAGGAAATTGGCGGCTTTGAAGCTGAATTTTTGATCGATTTTTTCGCTAAGGAAATTGGTCCCTTTTTCTACAACCGCGGCCTTTTGGATGCTCATACCCTGTTTATACAGAAATCGGAAGAACTGGGTTATCAGATAGAAGAGCTGGAGCAGCCTACCCGTTAA
- a CDS encoding cupin domain-containing protein, protein MEITKSKHFTADRAWGAKTIATMNGITTRLHWTDTPYQWHINDGEEVFVVLDGSVKMLYRQNGQEQAEILEAGDIFFASIGTEHVAHPIGEARILVVEKAGSV, encoded by the coding sequence ATGGAAATCACCAAAAGCAAGCACTTTACAGCCGACCGCGCCTGGGGTGCCAAGACCATTGCCACTATGAACGGCATCACAACACGCTTGCATTGGACCGATACCCCTTATCAATGGCACATCAACGACGGTGAGGAGGTGTTTGTCGTGCTGGACGGTAGTGTCAAGATGCTCTACCGACAGAACGGGCAGGAACAGGCCGAAATACTGGAGGCCGGTGATATCTTTTTTGCCTCCATAGGTACCGAGCATGTGGCCCACCCTATTGGTGAAGCCCGAATACTGGTGGTTGAAAAAGCGGGTAGCGTCTAA
- a CDS encoding cyclase family protein: MNSYHIIDVSQWMDDFIFPGNPAFSLTGPFNRVSGSNPEFVYDFTSCSQSGTHIQGPHYFLESGAKIDAFPIDTFEGNAIVVDLNKRGVDTTAVDFRDLLQGSDTSASILIMRTGNMDEIIRTGRVDDSNCPGISLDAARYLVEECQFKMLAIDSIGFESRVTKNYEVNVYLCSQGILLLEGLVNLAAISHQNVFLEAFPLKLRGVEGTPCRAIVKEMIENPS; this comes from the coding sequence ATGAACTCATATCACATCATCGATGTTTCCCAATGGATGGATGACTTTATTTTCCCGGGCAATCCTGCTTTTTCATTAACGGGGCCGTTTAATCGAGTTTCCGGGTCCAATCCTGAATTTGTTTATGACTTTACTTCCTGTTCGCAAAGCGGAACACATATACAGGGGCCTCATTATTTTCTGGAGTCAGGCGCGAAGATTGATGCCTTTCCTATCGATACCTTTGAAGGTAACGCTATCGTTGTCGACCTGAACAAGCGCGGAGTGGATACCACTGCTGTAGATTTTCGTGATTTATTGCAAGGTAGCGATACTTCGGCAAGTATCCTTATTATGCGCACAGGCAATATGGATGAGATTATTCGCACAGGAAGGGTGGATGATTCGAACTGCCCAGGAATTTCACTCGACGCTGCCCGCTACCTCGTCGAAGAATGTCAGTTCAAGATGCTCGCCATCGACTCCATCGGGTTTGAATCCCGGGTGACCAAAAACTATGAGGTCAACGTATACCTTTGCTCTCAAGGGATTCTTCTGCTCGAAGGCCTCGTCAACCTGGCTGCCATTTCGCACCAGAATGTGTTTCTGGAGGCGTTTCCGCTAAAACTGAGAGGCGTCGAAGGTACCCCTTGCAGGGCTATTGTCAAAGAAATGATTGAAAACCCATCATAA
- a CDS encoding fatty acid cis/trans isomerase — protein MKVNRGIVFGLIVVISGCAGFGAMTLEQRYGVSEPRERTLVELPPDQIDYWSEVKPVLEQRCVVCHACYDAPCQLKLTSTEGIDRGASSSKVYNSLRLKAAPMSRLNEDAQSTAEWRQKGFFPVLNEYENSPQANRDASVMYRILQLKQQHPLPQQKLLPETFDLSLDRKQSCTTAGQFSRFADDHPLWGMPYALPALPAHEQNILLRWLEQGAMHTPRAALDEKLIARVQHWEAFLNADSRKAQLVSRYIYEHLFLAHLYFPELNNRVFFQLVRSKTPPGQPVDRIATRRPYGDPGVQRVYYRLVEHTETVVAKTHMPYRLDQSRMARWQSLFFDEPYSVNTLPGYEDAEASNPFLTFKDLPVRARYKFMLDEARFTINGFIKGPVCRGQVALNVINDHFWVFFVDPDVPDYETAVTMLANRSQRMDMPAASNNIYSPMTHWLRYSRQQKALLSEKDLFLSQQMNGRSLGLDLIWNGNGGNDNAALTVYRHNDSATVEKGLLGQEPKTAWVIGYELLERIHYLLVTGYDVYGNTGHQLLTRLYMDFLRMEGEANFLMLLPKEARNRERNYWYRGAEDEVIKYMTLPNFEQDWNPDIDYQTDNQKSELYALLSERLSAVLPQRHRLESIEDAAIRNALQPLSHLQGGPVTLLPQTLYLKITSQAEPQFLTLVRNNAHLNITSMFNEMGKRKPDEDTLDVIPGFIGSYPNAFYQVDRTQLNDFVQQLSSMQSEQDYELLLDRYGVRRTEANFWSLTDPYQRAYRELYPVEGGVIDYSRLENR, from the coding sequence ATGAAAGTGAATCGTGGAATTGTATTTGGATTGATTGTCGTGATCAGCGGTTGTGCCGGTTTTGGCGCCATGACTCTGGAACAGCGGTACGGCGTTTCGGAGCCCCGTGAGCGTACCCTGGTTGAATTGCCGCCTGACCAGATCGATTACTGGAGTGAAGTAAAACCGGTGCTGGAGCAACGCTGCGTGGTCTGCCATGCCTGTTACGATGCCCCTTGCCAGCTCAAGCTTACCTCTACCGAGGGCATCGATCGCGGCGCTTCCAGCAGTAAAGTTTACAACTCCTTGCGCCTTAAGGCGGCCCCCATGTCTCGCCTGAACGAAGATGCCCAGAGCACCGCTGAATGGCGGCAAAAAGGCTTTTTCCCGGTATTAAACGAATATGAAAACAGTCCGCAGGCCAATCGCGATGCCAGCGTGATGTATCGCATCTTGCAGCTCAAACAACAACACCCGTTGCCACAACAAAAACTGCTGCCAGAGACCTTTGACCTGTCACTCGATCGCAAACAGTCCTGTACCACAGCAGGGCAATTTAGCCGCTTTGCCGACGATCACCCATTGTGGGGCATGCCCTATGCCTTACCCGCATTGCCGGCCCATGAGCAAAATATTTTATTACGCTGGCTGGAGCAGGGCGCCATGCACACGCCTCGTGCAGCATTGGACGAAAAACTGATCGCCAGAGTGCAGCATTGGGAAGCTTTCCTTAATGCGGATTCGCGCAAGGCGCAACTGGTCTCCCGTTATATTTACGAACATCTGTTTCTGGCCCACCTCTATTTTCCTGAATTGAACAACCGGGTGTTCTTCCAGCTGGTCCGATCCAAAACGCCTCCGGGTCAACCGGTTGACCGTATTGCCACCCGGCGCCCCTATGGTGACCCCGGGGTGCAACGGGTTTACTACCGTCTGGTGGAGCATACCGAAACCGTCGTCGCCAAAACCCATATGCCCTATCGACTCGATCAGTCTCGCATGGCCCGTTGGCAGTCTCTGTTTTTTGATGAGCCTTATAGTGTTAACACACTACCCGGCTATGAGGATGCCGAGGCTTCCAACCCGTTCCTGACCTTCAAGGACTTACCGGTTCGGGCGCGTTACAAATTTATGCTGGATGAAGCGCGTTTTACCATCAATGGGTTTATTAAAGGCCCGGTGTGCCGAGGGCAGGTAGCGCTTAATGTGATTAATGATCATTTTTGGGTGTTTTTTGTCGACCCCGATGTGCCCGATTACGAAACTGCCGTAACCATGCTGGCCAATCGAAGCCAACGGATGGATATGCCCGCCGCAAGCAACAATATCTATTCACCCATGACCCATTGGTTGCGGTATTCGCGCCAGCAAAAGGCGTTGCTGTCCGAAAAAGATCTGTTCTTGTCGCAGCAGATGAACGGCAGAAGTCTGGGGCTGGATCTGATCTGGAACGGTAATGGCGGCAACGACAATGCCGCCCTGACGGTCTACCGTCATAACGACAGTGCCACGGTGGAAAAAGGCTTGCTTGGACAGGAACCCAAAACCGCCTGGGTAATTGGCTACGAGCTGTTGGAGCGTATCCATTACCTGCTGGTGACCGGTTATGACGTGTATGGCAATACCGGTCACCAGTTGTTGACCCGGCTCTATATGGACTTTTTGCGTATGGAAGGGGAGGCCAACTTCCTTATGCTGTTACCGAAAGAGGCGCGCAATAGAGAACGCAATTACTGGTATCGCGGTGCGGAAGACGAGGTCATAAAGTATATGACCCTGCCTAACTTTGAGCAGGACTGGAACCCGGATATCGACTACCAGACCGATAATCAAAAAAGCGAACTCTATGCATTGCTGAGTGAGCGGCTCTCGGCGGTCTTGCCCCAGCGTCATCGTCTGGAATCGATCGAGGACGCGGCCATTCGTAATGCGCTGCAACCGCTCAGTCACTTACAGGGCGGACCGGTAACCCTGTTGCCCCAGACTCTCTATCTGAAAATAACCTCGCAGGCAGAACCTCAATTCCTGACGCTGGTGCGAAACAATGCCCACCTGAATATCACCTCCATGTTTAATGAGATGGGTAAGCGCAAGCCCGATGAGGACACCCTGGATGTGATCCCCGGATTTATTGGCAGTTATCCCAACGCCTTTTATCAGGTTGATCGCACCCAGTTGAACGACTTTGTCCAGCAGCTATCGTCGATGCAATCCGAGCAGGATTATGAGTTGTTGCTTGACCGTTACGGTGTGCGTCGTACGGAAGCCAACTTCTGGTCATTGACTGATCCCTACCAGCGCGCTTATCGTGAACTCTATCCCGTTGAGGGTGGGGTGATCGATTACAGCCGATTGGAGAATCGGTAG
- a CDS encoding phnA protein, which produces MAKGLDQHRAREQALSLLGKDLARRARSCCELCEASGVKLQTFEVSPVPVEPEFERCLLLCDTCHEQLTHPKRVQPDHWRCLGRAVWSTEPVVQVVAVRMARGLATQHDWAQEVLDPLFLEPDIEQWIDNP; this is translated from the coding sequence ATGGCCAAAGGACTGGATCAACACCGTGCTCGTGAGCAAGCCCTGTCGTTATTGGGTAAAGACCTGGCGCGCCGGGCACGCTCCTGCTGCGAACTCTGCGAAGCATCCGGCGTGAAACTGCAAACCTTTGAGGTCTCCCCGGTACCTGTTGAGCCAGAATTTGAGCGTTGCCTCCTGCTGTGCGATACCTGCCACGAACAGTTAACTCACCCAAAGCGCGTGCAACCCGACCACTGGCGCTGTCTGGGGCGTGCGGTGTGGAGCACGGAACCCGTGGTGCAAGTCGTGGCGGTGCGCATGGCTCGAGGGTTGGCGACACAACACGACTGGGCCCAGGAAGTGCTCGATCCGCTTTTTCTCGAGCCTGACATAGAACAATGGATTGATAACCCCTGA
- a CDS encoding YheT family hydrolase, whose protein sequence is MQLSPFAPSWPFTSGHVQSLMASMPLRRPLEKWRARELLERSQEMIFNCGDGVRLHGEYSPQTRASGKLVVLIHGWEGCSESLYLLSAAGHLYDQGFDVLRLHLRDHGPSHHLNRELFNSSRDAEVAGAMHDIQRCLKPEQLMLAGFSLGGNFALRVALRAPEYDIALHKVVAICPVLYPPATMDSLEDGWSLYHDYFVKKWKRSLKTKLDHFPELGYEDILLKMRSLREMTEYFVLNHTDFDDTGRYLESYSIIGQRMTRLQVPALLIAAEDDPVILADNLEQLAESPHLNVKLLPHGGHCGFIKNWSLRSWANDALTEYFID, encoded by the coding sequence ATGCAGCTCAGCCCTTTTGCTCCCTCATGGCCGTTCACCAGTGGTCATGTGCAATCCCTGATGGCCAGTATGCCGCTGCGTCGACCGCTGGAAAAATGGCGGGCTAGAGAGTTGCTGGAGCGTAGCCAGGAGATGATTTTTAACTGTGGCGATGGCGTGCGCCTGCATGGTGAGTACAGTCCACAAACCAGAGCATCGGGCAAACTGGTGGTATTGATTCATGGCTGGGAGGGCTGCAGCGAATCCCTGTACCTGTTATCCGCTGCGGGTCATCTTTATGACCAGGGTTTTGACGTATTACGTCTGCATTTGCGCGACCACGGCCCCAGCCATCACCTGAATCGAGAGCTGTTTAACTCTTCCCGAGACGCCGAAGTGGCCGGTGCCATGCACGACATCCAACGCTGCCTGAAGCCGGAACAACTGATGTTGGCAGGGTTCTCGCTAGGGGGGAATTTCGCCTTGCGGGTAGCCTTGCGTGCTCCCGAATACGATATTGCGCTGCATAAGGTGGTGGCAATCTGCCCCGTACTCTACCCACCGGCAACCATGGATTCGCTGGAAGATGGCTGGTCGTTGTACCACGATTACTTTGTCAAAAAATGGAAACGCTCGTTAAAAACCAAACTGGATCATTTCCCCGAATTGGGTTACGAGGATATCCTGTTAAAAATGCGGTCCTTGCGTGAAATGACCGAATATTTTGTGCTAAACCATACCGACTTTGACGATACCGGGCGCTACCTGGAAAGCTATTCGATCATCGGCCAGCGCATGACCAGACTACAGGTCCCCGCCCTGCTGATCGCCGCCGAAGACGATCCGGTCATTCTGGCCGACAATCTGGAGCAATTGGCTGAATCACCGCATCTTAATGTCAAACTGCTTCCCCACGGCGGTCATTGCGGCTTTATCAAGAACTGGTCACTGCGCAGTTGGGCGAACGATGCCCTGACCGAATATTTTATCGATTAG
- a CDS encoding CaiB/BaiF CoA transferase family protein, producing MSESKSQNPKPLAGVRVLELGQLLAGPFAATLLGYFGAEVIKVEPPGQGDPLRKWRVLDEGTSLWWRSLARNKKCITLDLKSVRGRELVRELILKSDVLIENFRPGTMENWALGPEAFKQQHPELIYTRISGYGQDGPMARKPGFASVCEGFSGFRHVNGFPDQAPVRPNLSLGDSLAGLHAAFGIVLALLQRQQPGGAGQVVDVALYEAMFNMMEGVIPEFSGAGVVREPSGTTVTGIVPTNTYRCRDDKYVVIGGNGDSIFARLMAAVDRQDLAEDPRLADNAGRVRHEQEIDELLAQWTGNHSSSEVLAILEQARVPSGPIYNVEDMMKDPQYRAREMFERVEINGKPLEIPALVPKLASTPGQTQWPGPELGSHNQQVLGELLGVDGEALASLKAAGVI from the coding sequence ATGAGTGAATCGAAGTCACAAAACCCCAAACCCCTGGCCGGTGTCCGCGTACTGGAACTGGGCCAATTACTGGCGGGCCCGTTTGCCGCTACGTTACTGGGCTATTTTGGCGCCGAGGTGATCAAAGTCGAACCTCCCGGCCAAGGCGATCCCCTGCGCAAGTGGCGAGTATTGGATGAGGGTACATCGCTTTGGTGGCGAAGTCTGGCTCGTAACAAGAAGTGCATCACACTCGACCTAAAGAGTGTGCGGGGACGTGAACTGGTTCGCGAGCTGATTCTCAAATCCGATGTGCTGATCGAAAACTTCCGCCCGGGCACCATGGAAAACTGGGCACTGGGACCCGAGGCATTCAAACAACAACACCCTGAACTGATCTATACCCGTATTTCCGGCTATGGGCAGGATGGTCCCATGGCCAGAAAGCCCGGTTTTGCTTCGGTTTGCGAAGGTTTTAGCGGTTTTCGACACGTTAACGGGTTTCCCGATCAGGCGCCGGTGCGGCCGAATTTAAGCCTGGGGGATTCACTGGCAGGCCTGCATGCCGCCTTTGGTATTGTGCTGGCGCTGTTGCAACGACAACAGCCCGGAGGTGCCGGCCAGGTGGTCGACGTCGCGCTCTATGAAGCCATGTTCAATATGATGGAAGGTGTGATTCCCGAATTTAGCGGAGCCGGTGTGGTACGAGAGCCTTCCGGCACCACCGTCACCGGCATCGTGCCGACCAATACCTATCGTTGCAGGGACGATAAATACGTCGTGATCGGTGGTAATGGAGATTCGATTTTTGCTCGCCTGATGGCCGCGGTCGACCGCCAGGATCTCGCCGAGGATCCCAGGTTAGCCGATAATGCCGGGCGGGTGCGCCACGAGCAGGAGATTGATGAACTGCTAGCGCAATGGACCGGCAATCACAGCAGCTCCGAAGTGCTGGCTATTTTGGAACAGGCTCGAGTGCCTTCGGGGCCGATTTACAATGTTGAAGATATGATGAAGGATCCTCAATACCGGGCGCGGGAAATGTTTGAGCGAGTCGAGATTAACGGCAAGCCGCTGGAGATTCCCGCCCTGGTACCCAAACTGGCATCGACGCCGGGGCAAACCCAGTGGCCGGGCCCCGAACTGGGCAGTCACAACCAGCAGGTGCTGGGTGAGCTTCTTGGCGTCGACGGGGAAGCCCTGGCTTCATTGAAAGCTGCGGGTGTGATCTAG
- a CDS encoding VanZ family protein, producing MKGIFYLSAVLITYGSLYPFNFTGLEDHQLWHELMRGWNGRSHIGDILGNIILFIPYGYFGMFSFRRHTIAKVLVSGILLALVLQMFQVYLPSRDANIRDVWWNLLGTGVGVVGALIPFLRADRLLARHQQLEVFPLIVAASWLGYRLMPFVPSIDWQQIKNSLKPLLLNPQLSVTNVFHDTVAWLVIALIWQTLKPPRWPNRLLWLAVPVLFALEVLIIYNSLSLSNVVGVMLAAAIWLCWMQHYPDRTRWVFLLLVAMLAINALAPFELRSSATEFHWIPFYGFLGGAMMLNTAVIFEKFFLFGAALWLLLQLGVRLPVATVIMVVITFAIEMAQLVFDHHLAEVTDPILVVLIGMLCHTLQQLRSQQLNATATG from the coding sequence TTGAAGGGTATTTTTTATCTCAGCGCCGTATTGATCACCTATGGATCGCTTTACCCCTTCAATTTTACCGGCCTGGAGGACCACCAGCTGTGGCACGAGCTGATGCGAGGCTGGAACGGTCGCAGCCACATTGGCGATATCCTGGGCAATATCATCCTCTTTATCCCCTACGGCTACTTCGGCATGTTCAGCTTTCGCCGCCACACCATTGCCAAAGTGCTGGTGAGTGGCATCCTTCTGGCGCTGGTGCTGCAAATGTTTCAGGTTTACCTGCCCAGCCGCGACGCCAATATTCGCGATGTCTGGTGGAATTTGCTCGGTACCGGGGTGGGTGTGGTGGGCGCCCTGATCCCCTTCTTGCGCGCCGACCGGCTACTGGCCCGTCACCAGCAACTGGAAGTTTTCCCCCTGATCGTTGCTGCAAGCTGGCTCGGGTATCGACTGATGCCCTTTGTACCCTCGATTGACTGGCAACAGATCAAAAACAGCCTCAAACCCCTGCTGTTAAATCCACAGCTGAGTGTTACCAATGTGTTCCACGATACGGTTGCCTGGCTGGTAATCGCCTTGATCTGGCAAACTCTGAAGCCTCCCCGCTGGCCTAACCGGTTGCTCTGGCTGGCAGTGCCGGTGTTGTTTGCCCTGGAGGTGCTGATCATCTACAACAGCCTCAGCCTGTCCAATGTTGTCGGCGTAATGCTGGCAGCGGCAATCTGGCTGTGCTGGATGCAACATTACCCGGACCGTACCCGTTGGGTGTTCCTGCTACTGGTCGCGATGTTGGCGATCAATGCCCTGGCCCCCTTCGAGCTGCGCAGCTCTGCGACAGAATTCCACTGGATTCCGTTCTATGGCTTCCTCGGGGGGGCCATGATGTTGAATACCGCGGTAATCTTCGAGAAGTTTTTCCTGTTCGGTGCTGCCCTCTGGTTGCTGTTGCAGCTTGGAGTCAGGTTACCGGTGGCCACGGTTATCATGGTGGTGATCACCTTCGCGATTGAGATGGCGCAACTGGTATTTGACCATCACCTGGCGGAAGTGACCGACCCCATACTGGTGGTCCTGATCGGGATGTTGTGTCACACCTTGCAGCAATTGCGATCACAACAACTGAACGCGACAGCCACCGGTTAA
- a CDS encoding ACP S-malonyltransferase, which translates to MKQRVVVVCPGRGTYNKEELGYLKRWHQDKSELIEGIDQYRDSVGQTPVAELDAMPRYSLKQHSGGENASALIYACAYADYLSIDPERYEVVAVTGNSMGWYIAMACAGALAPAPAIELINTMGSMMVDGVIGGQILYPLVDEQWQIDTQLCQRLDEAIASINAEPGCELYLSIKLGGYCVLGGNESALKLLEQRLPPLQDRFPMRLYNHAAFHTPLLKSVSEQARQQLSPDLIGTPAVPLVDGRGAIWQPYSTEVGALYNYTLGHQVVAPYDFSRAIEVAVKEFAPDRLIITGPGTTLGGSVAQQLVQLGWEGMASKADFIARQHQDPFILSMGYEEQRKRVLA; encoded by the coding sequence ATGAAGCAACGCGTCGTTGTTGTTTGTCCCGGGCGTGGCACCTACAACAAGGAAGAGCTGGGTTATCTGAAACGATGGCACCAGGATAAATCCGAACTGATCGAAGGCATTGACCAGTACCGGGACTCGGTCGGGCAAACGCCGGTTGCCGAGCTGGATGCCATGCCGCGCTACTCACTCAAACAGCACAGTGGTGGTGAGAATGCCTCGGCGCTGATTTATGCCTGTGCCTATGCCGATTACCTGTCGATCGACCCTGAACGCTACGAGGTGGTTGCCGTTACCGGCAATTCGATGGGCTGGTACATTGCCATGGCCTGCGCCGGTGCCCTGGCGCCAGCGCCGGCGATCGAGCTGATCAATACCATGGGTTCGATGATGGTCGATGGCGTGATTGGTGGCCAGATACTTTACCCGCTGGTGGATGAGCAGTGGCAGATCGATACCCAGCTCTGCCAGCGGCTCGATGAGGCCATCGCCAGCATTAATGCCGAGCCGGGTTGTGAACTCTATTTGTCGATCAAGCTGGGAGGTTACTGTGTGTTAGGTGGCAACGAGTCGGCCTTGAAGTTGCTGGAGCAGCGTTTGCCTCCTCTGCAGGATCGCTTTCCCATGCGGCTCTACAACCATGCCGCTTTCCATACGCCGCTGTTAAAGAGCGTATCGGAACAAGCCCGTCAGCAGCTGTCGCCCGACTTGATCGGTACACCGGCAGTGCCGCTGGTCGATGGCCGTGGTGCCATCTGGCAACCCTACAGCACCGAAGTCGGGGCGTTGTACAACTACACTCTGGGGCATCAAGTGGTCGCCCCCTATGATTTTTCCCGGGCCATCGAAGTGGCGGTGAAAGAGTTTGCCCCGGACCGTTTGATCATCACCGGCCCGGGCACCACACTCGGGGGAAGTGTGGCTCAACAGCTGGTGCAATTGGGCTGGGAAGGCATGGCGAGTAAGGCCGACTTTATCGCTCGACAGCACCAGGACCCTTTTATTCTATCGATGGGCTATGAGGAACAGCGTAAGCGAGTGCTCGCTTAA